In Alkalihalobacillus sp. TS-13, the following are encoded in one genomic region:
- a CDS encoding Lrp/AsnC family transcriptional regulator, whose translation MGSIPEKELIDDLDKKIIKFLSKNGRMSFAEIANNLDVTEKTVRTRYNNMIDNDIIEVVGVVNPISLGIKMAAIVQIKVVPQNIDQVIKELQDIRVMRYITTTSGDYQLLAQMNVRDYEELTETIKKVHRIPSITSTNVLIQMDVHKNTFEYI comes from the coding sequence ATGGGTTCGATACCTGAAAAAGAGTTGATTGATGATCTGGATAAAAAGATCATTAAATTTCTCTCAAAAAACGGACGTATGTCATTCGCCGAGATTGCAAACAACCTTGATGTGACAGAAAAGACAGTCCGTACACGGTATAACAATATGATTGACAACGATATCATCGAGGTTGTCGGAGTCGTCAATCCAATCTCGCTAGGAATCAAAATGGCTGCGATCGTACAAATAAAGGTGGTACCGCAAAATATCGACCAAGTTATCAAAGAACTTCAAGATATCCGGGTGATGCGCTATATCACAACTACTTCAGGAGATTATCAGTTACTCGCTCAAATGAATGTGCGGGACTATGAGGAATTGACAGAGACGATCAAGAAAGTCCATCGGATTCCTAGCATTACATCGACGAATGTCCTGATCCAGATGGATGTCCATAAAAACACATTCGAGTACATTTAG
- a CDS encoding amidohydrolase yields the protein MLLIENATIIIGTGEVINDGKILIKGKKIEKIGHFTYENDDVKIMDANDKVISPGLIDVHTHLGVHEEGIGNIGHDFNETSDPITPEVRAIDGINPREKGFEDARKAGVTTVQVLPGSANVIGGEMVTLKTAGTIVDEMVIRNPSGMKAAFGENPKRLHGTKGKAPITRMGIAALFRKEMRKAQQYLEKKENGKKPDFDLGLENLCKVLQKEIPLRAHAHRADDIVTLLRLAKEFDIEITIEHCTEGHHIAEYVASHGFHVSAGPTMSTRSKIELSEKGWHTPKVLAEAGVSVSITTDHPVVGIEYLLSSVANAIKFGLNETEAWRSITLTAAQHLGIEDRVGSLEEGKDADLVIWSGDPFDLRNSVETTIINGEIVYNKE from the coding sequence ATGTTACTTATTGAAAACGCAACCATCATTATTGGGACAGGCGAAGTCATCAATGACGGGAAAATCTTGATAAAAGGAAAGAAAATTGAAAAGATCGGTCATTTCACATATGAAAACGACGATGTAAAAATCATGGATGCGAATGATAAGGTAATAAGTCCCGGGCTTATAGATGTACATACACACTTAGGCGTCCATGAAGAAGGGATTGGAAACATCGGACATGATTTCAATGAGACGAGTGATCCGATCACTCCAGAGGTACGGGCGATCGATGGAATCAACCCGAGAGAAAAAGGGTTTGAAGATGCAAGAAAAGCAGGTGTCACCACTGTCCAGGTTCTACCAGGCAGCGCCAACGTCATAGGTGGAGAAATGGTCACCCTGAAAACCGCGGGTACAATTGTCGATGAAATGGTGATCCGTAATCCTTCTGGTATGAAAGCTGCATTCGGTGAAAATCCCAAACGCTTGCATGGCACCAAAGGAAAGGCACCCATCACTAGGATGGGCATCGCCGCCTTATTTCGCAAAGAAATGCGCAAAGCCCAGCAATACTTAGAGAAAAAAGAGAACGGAAAAAAACCCGACTTTGATCTAGGACTCGAAAATCTATGTAAAGTACTTCAAAAAGAAATCCCGTTACGCGCTCATGCCCATCGTGCAGATGATATCGTCACCTTGCTCAGGCTTGCCAAAGAATTCGATATTGAGATTACGATCGAACATTGTACAGAAGGCCACCATATTGCAGAATATGTCGCTTCGCACGGATTTCATGTATCAGCTGGGCCGACCATGTCAACGCGGTCTAAAATCGAACTTTCCGAAAAAGGGTGGCACACTCCGAAAGTACTAGCTGAAGCCGGTGTCTCCGTTTCGATTACGACCGATCACCCCGTTGTCGGAATCGAATACCTCCTTTCCAGTGTGGCGAACGCAATAAAATTCGGACTAAATGAAACTGAAGCATGGAGGTCGATTACGCTTACAGCAGCACAGCATCTGGGTATAGAAGATCGAGTCGGTTCGTTGGAGGAAGGAAAAGACGCAGATTTAGTTATCTGGAGTGGAGATCCATTTGATCTAAGAAACAGTGTGGAAACCACGATCATCAATGGGGAAATTGTGTATAACAAAGAGTAA
- the fliS gene encoding flagellar export chaperone FliS yields MSLNNAYQTYQQNSVGTASPGELTLMLYNGCLKFLKQAKVAIEAGKVEEKNTNLLKAQKIIQELMVTLNTDVPVGKQMMQLYDYMNRRLIDANVKSDVAIIEEVEGLTVEFRDTWKQVIQQNRKASYGAGGQA; encoded by the coding sequence ATGTCTTTGAACAATGCATACCAAACGTACCAACAGAACTCAGTCGGAACGGCGTCTCCAGGTGAATTGACGTTAATGCTTTATAACGGGTGCTTGAAATTTTTAAAACAGGCAAAGGTAGCAATTGAAGCCGGTAAAGTAGAAGAGAAAAACACAAACCTTTTAAAAGCGCAAAAGATCATCCAGGAGCTGATGGTGACGTTGAACACGGATGTTCCTGTCGGGAAGCAGATGATGCAGCTTTATGATTATATGAATCGCCGTTTGATCGATGCGAACGTTAAAAGTGACGTGGCGATCATTGAAGAAGTCGAAGGTTTGACAGTGGAGTTTCGGGATACCTGGAAACAAGTCATCCAGCAAAATCGAAAAGCGAGTTATGGGGCAGGGGGCCAAGCGTAA